A genomic stretch from Enterobacter oligotrophicus includes:
- a CDS encoding ATP-binding protein: MSPRPPFFASARGRLLIFNLLVVAVTLMVSGVAVLGFRHASQIQEQVQQQTLDDMTGSMNLARDTANVATAAVRLSQVVGALEYKGEADRLKQSQTALRHSLEQLADAPLAQQEPALVARIIRRSNELQQSVTGMLERGQRRHLERNALLSSLYQSQSYLRHLQDINRRYGSNVPDARQLMEMDRLIVAAIGTPSPRATVQQLDTVTATLPRRATQPVVDFVLPDFNDELRKLAPLSKLLEESDLSISWYMFHIKALVAILNSDINQYVEQVARASTLRTDQSHQELRSISVFISVFAVLALIITGCACWYIYRNLGSNLTAISRAMSRLAHGEPDVSVPALQRRDELGELARAFNVFARNTASLEHTTRLLKEKTSQMEIDRIERQGLEEALLHSQKMKAVGQLTGGLAHDFNNLLAVIIGSLELTDPDSPDAPRITRALKAAERGAMLTQRLLAFSRKQSLHPHAVELKPLLENLSELMRHSLPATITLEIEAQSPAWPAWIDVSQLENAIINLVMNARDAMEGQAGVIKIRTWNQRVTRSDGRREDMVALEVIDHGSGMSQEVKSQVFEPFFTTKQTGSGSGLGLSMVYGFVRQSGGRVEIESAPGQGTTVRLQLPRSALSVVPHDETLATTATVESEQLVLVLEDEADVRQTLCEQLHQLGYLTLEAESGEQALKMLEISPDIGMFISDLMLPGSLSGAEVIHQVRSHHPQLPVLLISGQDLRPANNPQLPDVEQLRKPFTRVQLAQALRKVMT, translated from the coding sequence ATGTCCCCACGTCCCCCGTTCTTCGCCAGCGCCCGAGGCCGCCTGCTGATTTTCAATCTGCTGGTGGTCGCCGTAACGCTGATGGTGAGCGGCGTGGCGGTGCTCGGCTTTCGCCATGCCAGCCAGATTCAGGAGCAGGTGCAGCAGCAAACGCTGGATGACATGACCGGCAGCATGAACCTTGCGCGTGACACGGCGAACGTGGCGACGGCGGCGGTGCGGCTTTCTCAGGTCGTGGGGGCGCTGGAGTACAAAGGCGAAGCGGACAGGCTGAAACAGTCTCAAACGGCACTGCGGCATTCGCTGGAGCAGCTTGCCGATGCGCCTCTGGCACAGCAGGAACCGGCGCTGGTGGCGAGAATTATTCGTCGCAGTAATGAATTACAGCAAAGCGTGACGGGGATGCTGGAGCGCGGGCAGCGACGCCATCTGGAGCGTAACGCGCTGCTCAGCTCGCTCTACCAGAGCCAGAGCTATCTGCGCCATCTGCAGGATATCAACCGTCGTTACGGCAGCAACGTGCCGGATGCGCGGCAGCTTATGGAAATGGATCGACTGATCGTTGCCGCTATCGGAACCCCTTCGCCGCGCGCTACGGTGCAGCAACTGGATACGGTGACGGCGACGTTGCCCCGCCGTGCGACGCAACCGGTGGTGGATTTTGTTCTGCCCGATTTTAACGACGAGCTGCGCAAACTCGCTCCGCTGTCGAAGCTGCTGGAAGAGAGCGATCTCTCTATCAGCTGGTATATGTTTCACATCAAAGCGCTGGTGGCGATACTCAACAGCGATATCAATCAGTATGTGGAACAGGTAGCGCGGGCCTCCACGTTGCGTACTGACCAGAGTCATCAGGAACTGCGCTCGATCAGCGTGTTTATCAGCGTGTTCGCGGTACTGGCGCTGATCATCACCGGCTGCGCCTGCTGGTATATCTACCGCAACCTTGGCTCCAACCTGACGGCCATTTCACGCGCGATGTCGCGGCTGGCTCACGGGGAGCCGGATGTGTCGGTGCCCGCATTGCAGCGGCGCGACGAGCTGGGTGAACTGGCGCGTGCGTTTAACGTTTTTGCCCGCAATACCGCATCGCTTGAGCACACCACGCGGCTGCTGAAAGAAAAGACTTCGCAGATGGAGATTGACCGCATCGAGCGTCAGGGACTGGAAGAGGCGCTGTTACATAGCCAGAAGATGAAGGCCGTCGGGCAACTGACGGGCGGGCTGGCGCATGATTTCAACAACCTGCTGGCGGTGATTATCGGCAGCCTGGAACTGACCGATCCGGACTCCCCGGATGCGCCGCGCATCACCCGCGCGCTGAAAGCGGCTGAGCGCGGAGCCATGTTGACCCAGCGTCTGCTGGCCTTCTCCCGTAAGCAGTCTCTGCATCCGCATGCGGTGGAGCTGAAACCGCTGCTGGAAAATCTCAGCGAGCTAATGCGCCATTCCTTACCTGCCACCATCACGCTGGAAATTGAAGCGCAATCTCCCGCATGGCCTGCGTGGATTGACGTCAGCCAGCTGGAAAACGCCATTATTAACCTGGTGATGAATGCCCGCGACGCGATGGAGGGGCAGGCTGGCGTGATAAAGATCCGCACCTGGAACCAGCGCGTGACCCGCAGTGACGGACGCCGGGAGGATATGGTGGCGCTGGAGGTTATCGATCACGGAAGCGGGATGTCACAGGAGGTGAAATCGCAGGTTTTTGAGCCGTTCTTCACCACCAAGCAGACCGGGAGTGGGAGCGGGTTAGGGCTGTCGATGGTGTATGGTTTTGTGCGCCAGTCAGGTGGACGCGTTGAGATCGAAAGTGCGCCGGGCCAGGGTACAACGGTGCGCCTCCAGTTGCCACGTTCGGCGCTTTCGGTTGTTCCTCATGATGAAACGCTGGCGACGACGGCAACCGTTGAAAGCGAGCAACTGGTGCTGGTGCTGGAAGATGAAGCCGATGTTCGCCAGACCCTGTGCGAGCAACTTCATCAGCTTGGTTACCTCACGCTTGAAGCGGAAAGCGGTGAGCAGGCGCTGAAGATGCTGGAGATATCGCCAGACATTGGCATGTTTATCAGCGACTTAATGCTGCCGGGAAGCCTGAGCGGTGCCGAAGTGATTCACCAGGTGCGCAGCCATCATCCGCAGCTACCGGTGCTGCTGATCAGCGGGCAGGATCTCCGTCCGGCGAATAACCCGCAGCTACCGGACGTGGAACAGCTGCGTAAGCCGTTTACCCGTGTACAGCTGGCGCAGGCGCTGCGCAAGGTGATGACATAA
- a CDS encoding D-lyxose/D-mannose family sugar isomerase: protein MKRSEINEILGHTRQFFSMHDVHLPPFASFPPTKWQQLDPAAWQEVFDLRLGWDVTAFGGNNFAAEGLTLFTLRNGSPNGVPYEKCYAEKIMHVRDGQVTPMHFHWRKREDIINRGGGNLIIELWNAGAHEETENTDVTVTIDGCRQTHAPGSQLRLTPGESICLTPGLYHSFWGERGFGDVLVGEVSSVNDDEHDNHFLQPIARYNNIEEDEPAVLVLCNEYNLFRI from the coding sequence ATGAAACGCTCCGAAATTAACGAAATCCTCGGCCACACGCGGCAATTCTTTTCCATGCATGATGTGCATCTCCCACCGTTTGCCAGCTTTCCGCCAACAAAATGGCAGCAGCTTGACCCGGCCGCATGGCAGGAAGTGTTCGACCTCAGGCTCGGCTGGGACGTGACGGCATTTGGTGGCAACAACTTCGCTGCAGAGGGCCTGACGCTGTTTACTCTGCGCAACGGGTCCCCCAACGGCGTGCCCTATGAAAAGTGCTATGCCGAAAAAATCATGCATGTGCGCGACGGCCAGGTGACGCCGATGCATTTTCACTGGCGTAAACGGGAAGACATCATCAACCGTGGCGGTGGAAACCTCATCATTGAGTTATGGAATGCCGGCGCGCATGAAGAGACCGAGAACACTGACGTGACGGTCACGATCGACGGCTGCCGTCAGACCCACGCGCCCGGCAGCCAGCTACGCCTCACACCAGGGGAAAGCATCTGCCTGACGCCCGGTCTGTACCACAGCTTCTGGGGGGAACGCGGCTTTGGCGACGTGCTGGTGGGCGAAGTCTCATCCGTTAACGACGACGAACACGACAACCACTTTTTGCAGCCCATCGCCCGCTATAACAACATTGAAGAAGACGAACCGGCGGTGCTGGTGTTGTGCAACGAGTACAACCTGTTTCGGATATAA
- a CDS encoding ABC transporter substrate-binding protein, with the protein MRLKPLVTALCAGALLAATPFAQAKDLKSIGVTVGDLANPFFVQITKGAELEARKLAGDNVKVTLVSSGYDLGQQVAQIDNFIAAKVDMIILNAADSKGIGPAVKRAKEAGIVVVAVDVAAEGADATITSDNTQAGEMACKYITDRLKGKGNVVIINGPPVSAVQNRVEGCQTEFKRHPDIKVLSDNQNAKGSREGGLEVMTSLLAANPKIDGVFAINDPTAIGADLAAKQAQRNEFFIVGVDGSPDGEEALKRENSLFVATPAQDPQVMAAKAVEIGYDILQGKPAPKEPVLIPVTMIDKKNVGTYKGWTVK; encoded by the coding sequence ATGAGATTAAAGCCCTTAGTGACCGCGCTCTGTGCTGGCGCGCTGCTGGCCGCAACGCCGTTTGCGCAGGCAAAAGATCTGAAATCCATCGGCGTGACGGTGGGTGACCTGGCTAACCCGTTCTTCGTGCAGATCACCAAAGGTGCCGAGCTGGAAGCGCGCAAGCTGGCGGGCGATAACGTCAAGGTGACGCTGGTCTCCAGCGGTTACGATCTGGGTCAACAGGTGGCGCAGATCGACAACTTTATTGCCGCTAAGGTCGACATGATCATCCTCAACGCGGCAGATTCCAAAGGGATCGGCCCGGCGGTGAAACGCGCGAAAGAGGCGGGGATCGTCGTCGTTGCGGTTGACGTGGCGGCGGAAGGGGCCGATGCGACCATCACCTCCGATAACACCCAAGCAGGCGAGATGGCCTGTAAGTACATTACCGACCGCCTGAAAGGCAAAGGCAACGTGGTGATCATCAACGGACCGCCGGTCTCTGCGGTTCAAAACCGCGTGGAAGGCTGTCAGACCGAGTTCAAACGCCACCCGGATATCAAAGTGCTCTCGGACAACCAGAACGCGAAAGGCAGCCGTGAAGGCGGTCTGGAAGTGATGACCTCCCTGCTGGCGGCGAATCCGAAGATCGACGGCGTGTTCGCGATTAACGATCCGACGGCGATCGGTGCCGATCTGGCGGCGAAACAGGCGCAACGTAATGAGTTCTTTATCGTTGGCGTGGATGGTTCCCCGGATGGTGAAGAAGCGCTGAAGCGGGAAAACTCCCTGTTTGTGGCGACCCCGGCGCAAGATCCGCAGGTGATGGCGGCAAAAGCGGTGGAGATTGGCTATGACATTCTCCAGGGCAAACCTGCACCAAAAGAGCCTGTGCTGATCCCGGTGACGATGATCGATAAAAAGAACGTCGGCACGTATAAGGGGTGGACGGTTAAGTAA
- the alsC gene encoding D-allose ABC transporter permease, which produces MGITTRVKGNMDEKKPFNFALFWDKYGTFFILAIIVAIFGTLSSEYFLTTNNITQIFVQSSVTVLIGMGEFFAILVAGIDLSVGAILALSGMVTAKLMLAGVDPFLAALIGGVLVGGALGAINGCLVNWTGLHPFIITLGTNAIFRGITLVISDANSVYGFSFDFVNFFAASVLGVPVPVIFSLIVAVILWFLTTRMRLGRNIYALGGNKNSAFYSGIDVKFHMLVVFIISGVCAGLAGVVSTARLGAAEPLAGMGFETYAIASAIIGGTSFFGGKGRIFSVVIGGLIIGTINNGLNILQVQTYYQLVVMGGLIIAAVALDRLISK; this is translated from the coding sequence ATGGGCATTACCACAAGAGTGAAAGGCAATATGGATGAGAAAAAGCCGTTTAATTTCGCGCTGTTCTGGGACAAGTACGGCACTTTTTTCATCCTCGCGATCATCGTTGCCATCTTTGGCACGCTGTCGTCGGAATACTTTCTGACCACCAATAATATCACGCAGATTTTTGTGCAAAGTTCAGTGACGGTGCTGATTGGAATGGGCGAATTCTTTGCCATCCTGGTCGCAGGTATTGACCTCTCCGTCGGGGCTATCCTTGCGCTTTCCGGTATGGTGACAGCAAAGCTGATGCTGGCTGGCGTCGATCCGTTCCTCGCGGCTCTGATTGGCGGCGTGCTGGTCGGCGGCGCACTGGGGGCGATTAACGGCTGTCTTGTGAACTGGACCGGGCTGCATCCATTTATTATCACCCTTGGCACCAACGCCATTTTCCGTGGCATTACGCTGGTGATCTCCGATGCTAACTCGGTGTACGGCTTCTCATTTGACTTTGTGAACTTCTTTGCCGCCAGCGTATTAGGCGTTCCCGTACCGGTCATTTTCTCGCTCATAGTGGCCGTGATCCTCTGGTTCCTCACAACCCGCATGCGGCTGGGACGCAACATCTACGCGCTGGGAGGCAATAAAAACTCGGCGTTCTACTCCGGTATCGACGTGAAGTTTCACATGCTGGTGGTCTTTATCATTTCTGGTGTGTGTGCCGGGCTGGCGGGCGTGGTCTCCACCGCTCGTCTGGGTGCTGCAGAGCCGTTAGCCGGGATGGGGTTTGAAACCTACGCCATCGCCAGTGCCATCATTGGCGGCACCAGCTTCTTCGGTGGCAAAGGTCGCATCTTCTCAGTCGTGATTGGCGGTCTCATCATCGGCACCATCAATAACGGGCTCAACATTTTACAGGTTCAAACCTATTACCAGCTGGTGGTGATGGGCGGGTTGATTATTGCCGCTGTCGCCCTCGATAGATTGATCAGTAAGTAA
- the alsK gene encoding allose kinase has protein sequence MQKQPDVVAGVDMGATHIRFCLQTGDGTVIHCEKQRTSEVISSGVVIGVTEMINAQLQHFQVRCRGLMMGFPALVGKDKRTIISTPNLPLQATELFDLAGKLEDALSCPVEFSRDVNLQLSFDVVQHNLQHQQVLAAYLGTGMGFAIWLNGAPWTGAHGVAGELGHIPQGDMTRHCGCGNTGCLETVCSGIALKRWYEQQPREYAIGEIFTVARDEPFVQQLLAHAARAIATSINLFDPDAVILGGGVMDMDAFPRETLIAGIKQHLRRPLPYEAVRFITASSSAFNGAQGAATLARCQFMSSPCAAPAPAVHG, from the coding sequence ATGCAAAAACAGCCTGATGTTGTCGCCGGAGTGGATATGGGGGCAACCCATATCCGTTTTTGCCTGCAAACAGGCGATGGCACTGTGATCCACTGCGAGAAACAACGAACGTCAGAGGTCATCAGCTCTGGCGTGGTCATTGGCGTCACGGAAATGATTAACGCGCAGTTGCAGCATTTTCAGGTTCGCTGTCGCGGTCTGATGATGGGCTTCCCGGCGCTCGTGGGCAAAGATAAACGCACCATTATCTCTACGCCAAATCTGCCGCTTCAGGCAACAGAACTGTTCGACCTGGCAGGTAAGCTGGAAGATGCGCTGAGCTGCCCGGTAGAGTTTTCCCGCGATGTTAACCTGCAGCTCTCGTTTGACGTCGTGCAGCACAACCTGCAGCATCAACAGGTGCTGGCGGCTTATCTCGGTACGGGTATGGGATTTGCCATCTGGCTGAACGGTGCCCCCTGGACCGGCGCTCATGGCGTAGCAGGCGAACTCGGGCACATTCCACAAGGCGATATGACCCGTCATTGCGGCTGTGGCAACACGGGATGTCTGGAAACCGTCTGCTCCGGCATCGCGCTGAAACGATGGTATGAACAGCAGCCGCGTGAGTATGCGATTGGTGAAATTTTTACCGTCGCGCGTGATGAACCCTTTGTGCAGCAACTGCTGGCTCATGCAGCTCGCGCTATCGCCACCAGCATCAATCTGTTCGACCCGGACGCAGTGATCCTTGGCGGTGGGGTGATGGACATGGACGCCTTCCCGCGCGAAACGCTGATTGCCGGGATAAAACAGCATCTGCGGCGTCCGCTGCCGTATGAGGCTGTGCGCTTTATCACCGCATCGTCATCAGCCTTTAACGGCGCACAGGGCGCGGCGACACTGGCGCGCTGTCAGTTTATGTCATCACCTTGCGCAGCGCCTGCGCCAGCTGTACACGGGTAA
- a CDS encoding sugar ABC transporter ATP-binding protein produces MSRTPVLEMRSIAKTFGNFHALKGVDLTVFPGEIHALMGENGAGKSTLMKILAGAYTATGGEILIDGQPFHIRGPKDALAAGITLIYQEMQLAPNLTVAENIFLGSELSRGGLVQRKEMAAQAQAVIDRLGAQFNATDLVMKLTIAEQQQVEIARALHRNSRILVMDEPTAALSSRETHRLFELILRLRDEGMAIIYISHRMAEVYELSDRVSVLRDGQYVGSLTRDKLNASELVRMMVGRPLSDLFNKERDIPLGSPRLNVHHLTDGKKVLPCSLQVRSGEIVGLAGLVGAGRSELAQLIFGVRKATGGMIEVDGEPVVIHSPRAAIENGIGFLTENRKEQGLFLELAAQENITMATLERDATFGMLNRKKAQSISDDAIALLNIRVPHSQVRAGGLSGGNQQKLLISRWVAIGPRILILDEPTRGVDVGAKSEIYRIMNQMARKGVAILMISSELPEVVGMSDRVYVMREGSIAGELHGRDISQENIMTLATGVNDTHHQAVQS; encoded by the coding sequence ATGAGCAGAACCCCGGTATTAGAGATGCGCAGCATTGCCAAAACGTTTGGCAATTTCCACGCGCTCAAGGGTGTGGATTTGACGGTCTTCCCCGGTGAGATCCACGCGCTGATGGGGGAAAACGGTGCGGGAAAAAGCACGCTGATGAAGATCCTCGCGGGGGCCTATACCGCCACCGGGGGCGAAATCCTGATCGACGGCCAGCCGTTTCATATCAGAGGGCCAAAAGACGCCCTGGCCGCAGGCATTACTTTGATTTATCAGGAGATGCAGCTCGCGCCCAATCTGACCGTCGCCGAAAATATCTTCCTCGGCAGTGAGCTGTCACGCGGCGGGCTGGTGCAACGCAAAGAGATGGCCGCCCAGGCGCAGGCGGTAATCGACCGCCTCGGCGCGCAGTTTAACGCCACCGATCTGGTGATGAAGCTGACCATCGCCGAGCAGCAGCAGGTGGAAATCGCCCGCGCGCTGCACCGCAACAGCCGCATTCTGGTGATGGATGAACCCACCGCCGCCCTCTCCTCGCGGGAAACGCATCGTCTGTTCGAACTGATTTTGCGCCTGCGCGATGAAGGCATGGCGATTATCTACATCAGCCACCGCATGGCGGAAGTTTATGAACTTTCTGACCGCGTCAGCGTTCTGCGCGACGGGCAATACGTCGGCAGCCTGACGCGCGACAAACTGAACGCGTCAGAGCTGGTGCGCATGATGGTTGGTCGACCGCTCAGCGACCTGTTCAACAAAGAGCGTGATATCCCGCTCGGCAGCCCGCGCCTCAATGTGCATCACCTCACCGATGGCAAAAAAGTATTGCCCTGCAGTTTGCAGGTGCGTTCCGGCGAAATCGTCGGGCTGGCGGGGCTGGTCGGGGCCGGACGCTCCGAGCTGGCGCAGCTGATCTTCGGCGTGCGCAAAGCCACGGGCGGCATGATCGAGGTCGACGGCGAACCGGTGGTGATCCACTCCCCGCGCGCGGCCATCGAAAACGGCATCGGTTTTCTCACCGAGAACCGCAAGGAGCAGGGGCTGTTTCTGGAACTGGCGGCGCAGGAGAACATCACCATGGCGACGCTGGAGCGCGACGCCACCTTCGGCATGCTTAACCGTAAAAAAGCGCAGTCGATTTCCGATGACGCCATCGCCCTGCTCAACATTCGCGTGCCGCATTCTCAGGTGCGCGCGGGCGGACTCTCCGGCGGCAACCAGCAAAAACTGCTGATCTCCCGCTGGGTGGCGATCGGCCCGCGCATTCTGATTCTGGACGAACCTACGCGCGGCGTGGACGTCGGCGCGAAAAGCGAGATCTACCGCATCATGAACCAGATGGCGCGCAAAGGCGTGGCGATTTTGATGATCTCCAGCGAGCTGCCGGAAGTGGTGGGCATGAGCGACCGGGTGTACGTGATGCGGGAAGGCAGCATCGCGGGCGAACTGCATGGGCGCGACATCTCTCAGGAAAACATTATGACGCTGGCAACCGGCGTGAACGACACTCATCATCAGGCGGTGCAATCATGA
- the alsE gene encoding D-allulose 6-phosphate 3-epimerase: MKISPSLMCMDLLKFKEQIEFIDQHADYFHIDIMDGHFVPNLTLSPFFVGQVKKLATKPLDCHLMVTRPQDYISQLAQAGADFITLHPETINGQAFRLIDEIRRHGMKVGLILNPETPVEAMKYYIHKADKITVMTVDPGFAGQPFIPEMLDKIAELKAWREREGLSYEIEIDGSCNQATYKKLMAAGADVFIVGTSGLFNHAENISDAWQLMAGQILSARNEGVPHAKTA, encoded by the coding sequence ATGAAAATATCACCCTCCCTGATGTGTATGGATCTACTGAAATTCAAAGAACAGATTGAATTCATTGACCAGCACGCGGATTACTTCCATATCGACATCATGGACGGCCATTTTGTGCCAAACCTGACGCTGTCGCCATTCTTTGTCGGCCAGGTGAAGAAGCTCGCCACCAAACCGCTGGACTGTCATCTGATGGTGACACGTCCGCAGGATTACATTAGCCAGTTGGCACAGGCTGGAGCGGATTTCATCACCCTGCACCCCGAAACGATCAACGGCCAGGCCTTTCGCCTGATAGATGAAATTCGCCGTCATGGCATGAAAGTCGGGCTGATCCTCAATCCAGAAACTCCGGTTGAGGCAATGAAATACTATATTCACAAGGCAGACAAAATTACCGTTATGACCGTCGATCCCGGCTTTGCTGGTCAGCCGTTCATTCCGGAAATGCTGGATAAAATTGCGGAACTGAAAGCCTGGCGCGAACGCGAAGGGTTGAGCTATGAGATTGAGATCGACGGCTCCTGCAATCAGGCTACGTATAAAAAACTGATGGCCGCCGGGGCAGACGTCTTTATCGTCGGGACATCCGGCCTGTTTAACCATGCAGAAAATATCAGTGATGCATGGCAATTGATGGCCGGACAGATCCTGTCGGCAAGAAACGAGGGCGTTCCTCATGCAAAAACAGCCTGA
- a CDS encoding ABC transporter permease subunit: protein MTTPTHPQQVAKSASAKKMLMSDLMQTVGILPILILIVAVFGFIAPNFFTESNLLNITRQASINIVLAAGMTFIILTGGIDLSVGSILGTTAVAAMVVSLIPEFAMLSIPAALMLGMVLGLFNGALVAFAGLPPFIVTLGTYTALRGAAYLLADGTTVINSSISFEWIGNNYLGPVPWLVVIALAVIVICWFILRRTTLGVHIYAVGGNMQAARLTGIKVWLVLLFVYGMSGLLSGLGGVMSASRLYSANGNLGMGYELDAIAAVILGGTSFVGGIGTITGTLVGALIIATLNNGMTLMGVSYFWQLVIKGAVIIIAVLIDKYRTRHHQSA, encoded by the coding sequence ATGACAACTCCAACCCATCCGCAGCAGGTGGCGAAATCCGCCTCCGCCAAAAAAATGCTGATGAGCGATCTGATGCAAACGGTCGGCATTTTACCGATTTTGATCCTGATTGTGGCCGTATTTGGCTTTATCGCCCCTAACTTCTTCACCGAGAGCAATCTGCTCAACATTACCCGTCAGGCGTCGATCAACATCGTGCTGGCGGCGGGGATGACCTTCATCATTTTAACCGGCGGGATTGACCTCTCCGTGGGCTCGATTCTGGGTACCACGGCGGTGGCGGCGATGGTGGTGTCGCTTATCCCGGAATTCGCGATGCTCTCCATTCCGGCCGCGCTGATGCTCGGCATGGTGCTGGGGCTGTTCAACGGCGCGCTGGTCGCCTTTGCCGGGCTGCCGCCGTTTATCGTCACCCTCGGCACCTATACGGCGCTGCGCGGCGCGGCATATCTGCTGGCAGACGGGACCACGGTGATCAACTCCAGTATCAGCTTCGAGTGGATCGGCAATAACTATCTCGGCCCCGTGCCGTGGCTGGTGGTGATCGCCCTTGCGGTGATCGTGATTTGTTGGTTCATTCTGCGCCGCACCACGCTGGGCGTTCATATCTACGCGGTCGGCGGCAACATGCAGGCGGCACGCTTAACCGGCATCAAGGTCTGGCTGGTGCTGTTGTTTGTGTATGGCATGAGCGGCCTGCTCTCAGGCTTAGGCGGCGTGATGAGCGCCTCGCGTCTCTACAGTGCCAACGGCAATTTAGGCATGGGTTATGAGCTGGATGCGATTGCGGCGGTGATCCTCGGCGGCACCAGCTTCGTCGGCGGGATCGGCACGATCACCGGCACGCTGGTCGGCGCATTGATCATCGCCACCCTTAACAACGGCATGACGCTGATGGGCGTCTCCTACTTCTGGCAGCTGGTGATCAAAGGGGCGGTGATCATCATAGCGGTGCTGATCGACAAATACCGTACCCGACACCACCAAAGTGCATAA
- a CDS encoding ketose 1,6-bisphosphate aldolase has protein sequence MPLISLADGLAHAREHRYALGAFNVLDSHFLRALFAAAKQERSPFIINIAEVHFKYVSLDSLVEAVKFEAARHAIPVVLNLDHGLHFEAVVRALRLGFSSVMFDGSTLSYEENVRQTREVVKMCHAVGVSVEAELGAVGGDEGGALYGHADEAFFTDPQLAREFVDLTGIDALAVAIGNAHGKYKGEPKLDFPRLDAIRQQTGLPLVLHGGSGISDADFRRAIELGIHKINFYTGMSQAALAAVEQRMANRQPLYDEFAELLLGIEEAITDTVAEQMRIFGSAGQA, from the coding sequence ATGCCACTGATTTCTCTTGCCGATGGTCTTGCGCACGCCAGGGAGCATCGCTATGCGCTGGGTGCGTTTAATGTGCTCGACTCCCATTTCCTGCGCGCGCTGTTTGCCGCCGCGAAGCAGGAACGCTCGCCGTTTATCATCAATATTGCCGAAGTGCATTTTAAGTACGTGTCGCTGGATTCGCTTGTGGAAGCGGTCAAGTTCGAAGCCGCCCGTCACGCTATTCCCGTGGTGCTGAATCTCGATCACGGGCTGCACTTTGAAGCGGTAGTGCGCGCCCTGCGCTTAGGATTCAGCTCCGTGATGTTCGATGGTTCCACGTTGAGCTATGAGGAAAACGTTCGCCAGACGCGGGAAGTGGTGAAGATGTGCCACGCGGTGGGCGTGTCGGTGGAGGCGGAACTGGGCGCGGTTGGCGGTGACGAAGGCGGCGCGCTGTATGGGCATGCGGATGAAGCGTTCTTTACCGACCCACAACTGGCGCGCGAGTTTGTCGATTTAACCGGCATCGACGCGCTGGCGGTTGCTATTGGCAATGCACACGGCAAATACAAAGGCGAGCCAAAACTGGATTTTCCACGCCTGGATGCCATTCGCCAGCAGACGGGGCTACCGCTGGTGTTACATGGCGGCTCCGGCATTAGCGATGCCGATTTCCGCCGCGCCATCGAGCTGGGCATTCATAAAATCAACTTCTATACCGGCATGTCGCAGGCCGCGCTCGCTGCCGTTGAACAGCGCATGGCGAACCGCCAGCCGCTGTACGATGAGTTTGCTGAACTGTTGCTGGGTATAGAAGAGGCCATTACCGATACGGTCGCCGAACAGATGCGCATTTTTGGCAGCGCGGGGCAGGCATAA